From a region of the Mytilus galloprovincialis chromosome 3, xbMytGall1.hap1.1, whole genome shotgun sequence genome:
- the LOC143067558 gene encoding NFX1-type zinc finger-containing protein 1-like — MTDQPNRRGRGRRGSGYRGGNRDEGNRRGGNTRGRVFHQHRNQRLPDDDRSLHHGAFRSGIGLSDSEDSDADISNHIASYQYTRGRGRRGSGNRGGNRDEGNSRGRNSRGKEFRQNRNQRPQDGDDSSFQRPYMPGISLSSEEDSDIDEHRVREYARSSSIRDRTSRYARDTCAGSRGNTNAAAQRGQRGNSGFGRQDTQQMRSTSASNRRGTKGGQNMNKKGEKHWKQIFGYSRLLELINKLPSDVVFEFSANIELLTDVLDCTNHSDEMINLILNCLSKACKYTGLRQQVLHILTTLEASEFLKVTLLKFIVKLKSLSEVSLEEYEASMLYILNICKEIKSRIPSSMFQVVGITTILGQIVSKLSDSERPSSQELILAYKHLDDSNEEEMEQITSDNNKSYRQFNFESNQQPPQDFHEIPVFPEMHDIHVDIYPFLRKNKIFGGYENLQHYLDVQFRLLREDFIGPLRDGIQDYIAALKRPKEKGNSPREIRVYTDVQLISTVCNSSGLCRRVSFSCPGFKRIRWESSKRLLFGSLVCLSTDNFDTLYFATVGNRDLKDLKKGLVDLKFETDASEIALLSEGLILVMAESNAFLKRTGMC; from the exons ATGACAGATCAACCCAACAGAAG AGGTCGTGGAAGACGAGGGAGTGGGTATAGAGGGGGTAATCGAGATGAAGGTAACAGAAGAGGAGGGAATACTAGAGGAAGAGTATTTCATCAACACAG AAATCAGAGACTTCCAGATGATGACCGCTCTCTTCATCATGGAGCTTTTAGGTCAGGAATCGGTTTATCAGACAGTGAAGATAGCGATGCAGACATATCTAATCACATTGCAAG CTATCAATACACCAGAGGCCGAGGAAGACGAGGGAGTGGTAATAGAGGGGGAAACCGAGACGAAGGTAACAGCAGAGGAAGGAATTCAAGAGGAAAGGAATTTCGTCAAAATAG aaatcaaagaCCTCAAGATGGCGACGACTCATCTTTCCAAAGACCTTATATGCCGGGAATCAGTTTATCAAGCGAAGAAGACAGTGATATAGATGAACACAGAGTTAG GGAATATGCACGTTCAAGTAGCATAAGAGATAGAACATCCAGGTATGCTAGAGATACATGTGCAGGCAGCAGAGGTAATACTAATGCAGCAGCCCAAAGAGGTCAAAGAGGAAATTCAGGTTTTGGTCGCCAGGATACCCAACAGATGAGAAGTACTTCTGCAtc aaacCGAAGAGGGACAAAAGGAGGACAGAATATGAACAAGAAAGGCGAAAAACATTGGAAACAGATTTTTGGATACAGTCGTTTACTTGAACTGATAAATAAACTACCGAGCGATGTAGTTTTTGAATTCAGCGCTAATATAGAGTTGTTAACGGATGTCCTGGATTGTACAAATCACAGTGATGAAATGATAAATCTGATTTTGAATTGTCTTTCTAAAGCTTGCAAGTATACAGGGCTTAGACAACAAGTTCTACATATATTAACTACACTCGAAGCTTCAGAGTTTCTAAAGGTTACTCTTCTTAAGTTTATTGTTAAATTGAAATCATTATCCGAAGTAAGCTTGGAGGAGTATGAAGCTTCTATGCTATATATTCTGAACATTTGCaaagaaataaaatcaagaataCCAAGCTCAATGTTTCAAGTTGTAGGTATAACAACTATTTTAGGCCAGATAGTATCAAAACTTTCAGACAGTGAAAGACCCAGTTCGCAAGAATTGATACTGGCTTATAAACACTTAGATGACTCAAACGAAGAAGAAATGGAACAGATTACCAGTGATAATAATAAGTCATATAGACAATTCAATTTCGAATCTAACCAACAACCACCACAAGACTTCCATGAAATTCCAGTGTTTCCAGAAATGCATGATATTCATGTTGATATATATCcgtttttaagaaaaaataagatatttgGTGGATATGAAAATCTGCAACATTATCTAGACGTACAATTCCGATTACTTAGAGAGGATTTTATTGGGCCTTTACGTGATGGAATTCAAGATTATATAGCAGCTTTGAAAAGACCAAAGGAGAAGGGAAATAGTCCAAGGGAGATAAGGGTGTACACTGATGTACAGCTAATAAGTACAGTATGTAACAGCAGTGGTTTATGCAGAAGAGTAAGTTTCTCATGTCCAGGTTTTAAACGTATTAGATGGGAATCAAGCAAGCGCCTTTTGTTTGGATCTTTAGTATGCCTATCAACAGATAATTTTGACACCCTGTATTTTGCAACTGTCGGAAACAGGGATCTAAAAGACTTGAAGAAAGGATTGgttgatttgaaatttgaaaccGATGCAAGCGAAATCGCATTGTTATCCGAAGGATTAATACTTGTTATGGCTGAATCAAACGCATTTTTGAAGCGTACCGGCATGTGTTGA